Proteins co-encoded in one Mycobacterium mantenii genomic window:
- the dxr gene encoding 1-deoxy-D-xylulose-5-phosphate reductoisomerase: MTNPTTDGPTRDRLRVLLLGSTGSIGTQALDVIAANPDRFEVVGLAAGGANLDTLLRQRAETGVTNIAVADERAAQRAGDIPFSGPEAVTRLVEETEADVVLNALVGALGLRPTLAALNSGARLALANKESLIAGGPLVLRAAKPGQIVPVDSEHSALAQCLRGGAPDEVAKLVLTASGGPFRGWTAAQLEDVTPEQAGAHPTWSMGPMNTLNSASLVNKGLELIETHLLFGIPYDRIQVVVHPQSIVHSMVTFIDGSTLAQASPPDMKLPISLALGWPQRVPGAAASCDFSKASSWEFEPLDDAVFPAVELARHAGQAGGCMTAVYNAANEEAAEAFLAGRVGFPAIVKTIADVLHAADQWTVSPANVDEVLDAQRWARERARRAVAQAQPAKVSAKASGVV; the protein is encoded by the coding sequence GTGACCAACCCGACGACCGACGGGCCAACGCGGGACCGGCTGCGGGTGCTGCTGCTGGGCAGCACCGGCTCCATCGGCACCCAGGCGCTGGACGTCATCGCGGCCAACCCGGACCGCTTCGAGGTCGTCGGCCTGGCCGCGGGGGGCGCTAACCTGGACACGCTGCTGCGGCAGCGCGCCGAGACCGGTGTGACCAACATCGCCGTCGCCGACGAACGCGCGGCGCAGCGGGCCGGCGACATCCCGTTCAGCGGGCCCGAGGCCGTCACCCGGCTCGTCGAGGAGACCGAGGCCGACGTCGTCCTCAATGCGCTGGTGGGTGCGTTGGGCCTGCGGCCCACGCTGGCCGCGCTCAACTCGGGCGCCCGGCTGGCGCTGGCCAACAAGGAATCGCTGATCGCCGGGGGACCGCTGGTGCTCCGAGCCGCCAAGCCGGGCCAGATCGTGCCGGTCGATTCCGAACATTCCGCGCTGGCCCAATGCCTGCGCGGCGGGGCGCCCGACGAAGTCGCCAAACTGGTGCTGACCGCCTCCGGCGGCCCGTTCCGCGGCTGGACGGCCGCCCAGCTCGAGGACGTCACCCCCGAGCAGGCCGGCGCCCACCCGACGTGGTCGATGGGCCCGATGAACACGCTGAACTCCGCCTCGCTGGTCAACAAGGGGCTGGAGCTCATCGAGACCCACCTGCTGTTCGGCATTCCGTACGACCGCATCCAGGTGGTGGTGCACCCCCAGTCGATTGTTCATTCGATGGTCACCTTCATCGACGGGTCGACCCTCGCCCAGGCCAGCCCCCCGGACATGAAGCTGCCGATCTCGCTGGCCCTGGGCTGGCCGCAGCGGGTTCCGGGCGCGGCCGCCAGCTGCGACTTCAGCAAGGCGTCTAGCTGGGAATTCGAGCCGCTGGACGATGCCGTTTTCCCCGCGGTCGAGCTGGCCCGGCATGCCGGGCAGGCCGGTGGCTGCATGACCGCCGTCTACAACGCGGCCAACGAGGAGGCGGCCGAGGCCTTCCTCGCGGGCCGGGTCGGGTTCCCCGCCATTGTCAAAACCATCGCCGACGTGCTGCACGCCGCAGACCAATGGACCGTTTCACCCGCTAACGTGGATGAGGTACTCGACGCGCAGCGCTGGGCACGTGAGCGGGCGCGGCGTGCCGTCGCACAAGCCCAGCCCGCCAAGGTGTCCGCAAAAGCCTCTGGAGTGGTGTGA
- a CDS encoding phosphatidate cytidylyltransferase, giving the protein MATPDPGAGNPPDNPARAAEEPVEQPATKTSRAGRNLGAAIAVGAGIGGVLIVTLLFAPRLWVPIVALAILVATHEVVRRLREAGYVIALIPLLAGGQLTVWLTWPFHAAGALAGFGVTVVICNVWRLFMQDNSKRPEPFAGSPSANYLRDASATVFLAAWVPLFASFGVLLVYPHDGAGRVFCLMVTVVASDVGGYAVGVLLGKHPMVPAISPKKSWEGFAGSLALGITAAILTATLLANKPWWIGALLGVVLVLTCTLGDLVESQIKRDLGIKDMGRLLPGHGGLMDRLDGVLPSAVAAWTVLTLVP; this is encoded by the coding sequence GTGGCTACCCCAGATCCCGGCGCAGGCAACCCGCCCGACAATCCCGCGCGTGCCGCCGAGGAACCGGTCGAACAGCCGGCCACGAAGACCTCCCGGGCCGGGCGCAACCTGGGCGCCGCGATCGCGGTGGGGGCCGGTATCGGCGGCGTCCTGATCGTCACGCTGCTATTCGCACCGCGCCTCTGGGTTCCCATCGTCGCGCTCGCCATCCTGGTGGCCACCCACGAGGTGGTCCGGCGCTTGCGCGAAGCCGGGTACGTCATTGCCCTGATCCCGCTGCTGGCGGGGGGCCAGCTCACCGTCTGGTTGACCTGGCCGTTCCACGCCGCGGGCGCATTGGCCGGCTTCGGGGTGACCGTGGTGATCTGCAACGTGTGGCGGTTGTTCATGCAGGACAACAGCAAACGGCCCGAGCCGTTCGCCGGCTCGCCGTCAGCTAACTACCTCCGGGACGCTTCGGCCACCGTGTTCCTGGCCGCGTGGGTGCCGCTGTTCGCCTCCTTCGGCGTGCTGCTGGTCTACCCGCACGACGGTGCCGGGCGGGTGTTCTGCCTGATGGTCACCGTCGTCGCCTCCGACGTGGGCGGCTATGCGGTCGGGGTGCTGCTCGGCAAGCACCCGATGGTCCCGGCGATCAGTCCCAAGAAGTCCTGGGAGGGGTTCGCCGGTTCCCTGGCGTTGGGGATCACCGCGGCGATCCTGACCGCGACCCTTCTGGCCAACAAACCCTGGTGGATAGGCGCGCTGCTGGGCGTCGTCCTGGTGCTGACCTGCACGCTCGGCGATCTGGTGGAATCGCAGATCAAGCGCGACCTCGGCATCAAGGACATGGGCCGGTTGCTGCCCGGCCACGGCGGCCTGATGGATCGGCTCGACGGCGTCCTGCCGTCGGCGGTCGCGGCCTGGACGGTGCTGACACTCGTTCCCTAG
- the pyrH gene encoding UMP kinase produces the protein MTESREPHVAGSAAPRPEPTTTSNGVPTSAPENGAGQSPSRARYSRVLLKLGGEMFGGGQVGLDPDVVARVARQIAEVVRGGVQVAVVIGGGNFFRGAQLQQRGMERTRSDYMGMLGTVMNSLALQDFLEKEGIVTRVQTAITMGQVAEPYLPLRAVRHLEKGRVVIFGAGMGLPYFSTDTTAAQRALEIGAEVVLMAKAVDGVFSADPRQHPDAELIAAISHREVIDRGLRVADATAFSLCMDNGMPILVFNLLTNGNIARAVAGEKIGTLVTT, from the coding sequence ATGACGGAGTCCAGGGAGCCCCACGTCGCCGGCTCGGCGGCTCCGAGGCCGGAGCCGACAACCACCAGCAACGGCGTGCCGACATCTGCACCGGAAAACGGTGCGGGCCAGTCACCGAGCCGGGCCAGGTATTCGCGAGTGCTGCTCAAGCTCGGCGGCGAAATGTTCGGCGGCGGCCAAGTCGGCTTGGATCCCGATGTCGTGGCGCGCGTGGCGCGACAGATCGCCGAGGTGGTTCGCGGCGGTGTCCAGGTTGCCGTGGTGATCGGCGGGGGCAACTTCTTCCGGGGTGCCCAGCTTCAGCAGCGTGGCATGGAACGCACCCGTTCGGATTACATGGGCATGTTGGGCACGGTAATGAACAGCCTCGCGCTGCAAGACTTCCTGGAGAAGGAAGGCATCGTGACGCGGGTCCAGACCGCGATCACCATGGGCCAGGTGGCCGAGCCCTATCTGCCGTTGCGCGCCGTGCGCCACCTGGAGAAGGGGCGTGTGGTGATCTTCGGAGCCGGCATGGGGCTGCCGTACTTCTCCACCGACACCACGGCGGCCCAGCGTGCCCTTGAGATCGGCGCCGAGGTGGTCTTGATGGCCAAGGCCGTCGACGGCGTGTTCTCCGCGGATCCACGGCAGCATCCCGACGCCGAATTGATTGCCGCGATCAGCCATCGCGAGGTCATCGACCGCGGGCTACGAGTGGCCGATGCCACCGCGTTCAGCCTGTGCATGGACAATGGCATGCCGATCCTGGTGTTCAACCTGCTGACCAATGGCAATATCGCCCGAGCGGTCGCTGGTGAGAAGATCGGGACGCTGGTCACCACCTGA
- the mbp1 gene encoding microaggregate-binding protein 1 has translation MAEENKSGPAEAVKGVVEDVKGKAKEAVGAVAGRDDLTREGQAQQDKAEAQRDAAKKEAEAEAARGGAEAAEERQKANQ, from the coding sequence ATGGCTGAAGAAAACAAGTCGGGACCTGCCGAAGCTGTGAAGGGCGTCGTCGAAGACGTCAAGGGCAAGGCCAAGGAGGCCGTCGGCGCGGTGGCCGGTCGTGATGACCTCACCCGCGAGGGTCAGGCCCAGCAGGACAAGGCCGAAGCGCAGCGCGACGCCGCGAAGAAGGAAGCCGAAGCCGAAGCCGCGCGCGGTGGCGCGGAGGCGGCCGAGGAGCGCCAGAAGGCCAACCAGTAA
- the frr gene encoding ribosome recycling factor, protein MIDEALFDAEEKMEKAVAVARDDLSTIRTGRANPGMFSRIVIDYYGTATPITQLASINVPEARLVVIKPYEASQLGAIETAIRNSDLGVNPTNDGTLIRVAVPQLTEERRRELVKQAKGKGEDAKVSVRNIRRKAMEELHRIRKDGEAGEDEVGRAEKDLDKTTHQYVTQIEELVKHKEGELLEV, encoded by the coding sequence ATGATCGACGAGGCTCTCTTCGATGCGGAAGAGAAAATGGAGAAGGCCGTAGCGGTTGCCCGCGACGACCTGTCGACCATCCGGACCGGGCGCGCCAACCCCGGCATGTTCTCGCGGATCGTGATCGACTACTACGGCACGGCCACCCCCATCACGCAACTGGCCAGCATCAACGTGCCCGAGGCGCGCCTTGTCGTCATCAAGCCCTACGAGGCCAGCCAGTTGGGTGCGATCGAGACGGCGATCCGCAACTCCGACCTCGGCGTCAATCCCACCAACGACGGCACCCTGATCCGGGTGGCCGTGCCGCAGCTCACCGAGGAACGCCGCCGCGAGCTGGTCAAACAGGCCAAGGGCAAGGGGGAGGACGCCAAGGTCTCGGTGCGCAACATCCGCCGCAAGGCGATGGAGGAGTTGCACCGCATCCGGAAGGACGGCGAGGCCGGCGAGGATGAGGTAGGTCGGGCCGAAAAAGACCTGGACAAGACCACCCATCAATACGTCACCCAGATCGAAGAGTTGGTCAAGCACAAAGAAGGCGAACTGCTGGAGGTCTGA
- a CDS encoding cytochrome c biogenesis CcdA family protein, with amino-acid sequence MRDRGLIGLAFAAGLVAALNPCGFAMLPAYLLLVVRGQGSGASSGVAAAARALAATVGMALGFLTVFGLFGVLTVSAATTVQRYLPYATVIVGAVLIVLGAWLLSGRQLSRLTPRPLDPRWAPTVRLGSMYGYGISYAIASLSCTVGPFLAVTAAGLRGGSIVTGVAIYLAYSAGLTLVVGVLAVAAATASTAMVDRLRRVLPFVNRFGGALLVLVGLYVAYYGSYEVRLFGANGNPQDAVITAAGRVQGAVAGWVHQHGWLPWVTGVLALTVVVIAGAWHRRAQR; translated from the coding sequence TTGAGGGACCGGGGTCTGATCGGCTTGGCCTTCGCGGCCGGGCTGGTCGCCGCGCTGAACCCATGTGGGTTCGCGATGCTGCCCGCCTACCTGCTGCTGGTGGTGCGCGGCCAGGGGTCGGGGGCGTCGTCGGGTGTGGCAGCGGCCGCGCGGGCGCTGGCGGCCACCGTGGGGATGGCGCTGGGTTTCTTGACGGTGTTCGGGCTGTTCGGCGTGCTGACCGTGTCGGCGGCCACGACCGTGCAGCGGTACCTGCCGTACGCCACCGTGATCGTCGGCGCGGTGCTGATCGTGCTCGGGGCATGGCTGTTGTCGGGTCGTCAGCTGTCGAGGTTGACCCCGCGGCCGCTGGACCCGCGGTGGGCCCCGACGGTGCGGCTGGGCTCCATGTACGGGTACGGCATCAGCTACGCGATCGCATCGCTGTCCTGCACCGTCGGGCCGTTCCTGGCCGTCACCGCGGCCGGCCTGCGCGGGGGGTCGATCGTCACCGGCGTGGCGATCTACCTCGCCTACAGTGCGGGCCTGACCCTGGTCGTCGGCGTGCTCGCCGTCGCGGCGGCGACGGCGAGCACCGCGATGGTGGACCGGCTGCGCCGAGTCCTGCCGTTCGTCAACCGGTTCGGTGGTGCGCTGCTGGTGCTGGTCGGGCTGTACGTGGCTTACTACGGCAGCTACGAGGTGCGCCTGTTCGGCGCGAACGGCAATCCGCAGGACGCGGTGATCACCGCGGCCGGACGCGTGCAGGGCGCGGTGGCCGGTTGGGTGCATCAGCACGGATGGTTGCCGTGGGTGACGGGCGTGCTCGCGTTAACGGTCGTGGTGATCGCCGGCGCCTGGCATCGCCGGGCGCAACGCTAG
- a CDS encoding DUF2631 domain-containing protein: MASTEVEHFSGVDDVEVPSAAWGWSRINHRTWHIASLIGFGFLLAMLRGNHVGHIENWFLIGFAALTLVVLIRDLWGRRRGWIR; the protein is encoded by the coding sequence GTGGCCAGTACCGAGGTGGAGCACTTCAGCGGCGTCGACGACGTCGAGGTGCCGTCGGCAGCGTGGGGTTGGAGCAGGATCAACCACCGGACCTGGCATATTGCCAGCCTGATCGGCTTCGGATTCCTGCTGGCGATGCTGCGCGGCAACCACGTCGGCCACATCGAGAACTGGTTTTTGATCGGGTTTGCGGCGCTGACCCTCGTGGTGCTGATCCGCGACCTGTGGGGCCGCCGCCGCGGCTGGATCAGGTAG
- a CDS encoding protein disulfide oxidoreductase — translation MSIRLSALSKACAAVLFAATVIAAVGSAPRALAADDRLQFTGTTLSGAPFNGASLQGKPAVLWFWAPFCPFCNAEAPGVSQVAAANPGVTFVGVAGHSDVGAEQTFVSKYGLNFTNLNDADGSIWARYNVPWQPAYVFYRADGSSTFVNNPTSAMSQQELSDRVAALRS, via the coding sequence ATGAGTATTCGCTTGTCGGCCCTGAGCAAAGCGTGCGCCGCGGTGCTGTTCGCCGCCACGGTGATAGCCGCCGTGGGCAGCGCGCCGCGCGCACTGGCCGCCGATGACCGCCTGCAGTTCACCGGGACAACGCTGAGCGGCGCGCCGTTCAACGGCGCCAGCTTGCAGGGCAAGCCCGCGGTGCTGTGGTTCTGGGCGCCGTTCTGCCCGTTCTGTAACGCCGAAGCCCCGGGCGTCAGCCAGGTGGCGGCCGCCAATCCCGGTGTCACCTTCGTCGGGGTCGCCGGACACTCGGACGTCGGCGCGGAACAGACCTTCGTCTCCAAATACGGCCTGAACTTCACCAACCTCAACGATGCCGACGGGTCCATCTGGGCCCGCTACAACGTCCCCTGGCAGCCGGCCTACGTGTTCTACCGAGCGGACGGCAGCTCGACGTTCGTCAACAACCCCACCTCGGCGATGTCGCAGCAGGAGCTTTCCGACCGGGTCGCCGCCCTGAGGTCCTGA
- the rlmN gene encoding 23S rRNA (adenine(2503)-C(2))-methyltransferase RlmN, with amino-acid sequence MVQQLIFSEPRPGKPPRHLADLDEDGRASAVAELGLPAFRAKQLAHQYYGRLIADPRQMTDLPARLRDAIAETMFPILLTAASEVTCDAGQTRKTLWRALDGVTVESVLMRYPQRNTVCISSQAGCGMACPFCATGQGGLSRNLSTAEILEQVRAGAAALRDDFGDRLSNVVFMGMGEPLANYARVVAAVRRIIASPPHGFGISARSVTVSTVGLAPSIRKLADERLGVTLALSLHAPDDELRDTLVPVNNRWKITEALDAARYYADVTGRRVSVEYALIRDVNDQPWRADLLGQRLHRALGPLVHVNLIPLNPTPGSEWDASPKAVEREFVRRVRAKGVSCTVRDTRGREISAACGQLAAEGG; translated from the coding sequence ATGGTTCAACAATTAATTTTCTCCGAGCCGCGCCCCGGCAAGCCGCCGCGGCACCTGGCCGACCTCGATGAGGACGGCCGCGCGTCCGCCGTCGCAGAGCTGGGCTTGCCGGCGTTTCGCGCCAAGCAGCTGGCTCATCAGTACTACGGTCGGCTGATCGCCGACCCGCGGCAGATGACCGATCTCCCGGCGAGATTGCGCGACGCCATCGCCGAGACGATGTTCCCGATCCTGCTGACCGCGGCCTCCGAGGTGACCTGTGATGCGGGCCAGACGCGAAAGACGTTGTGGCGGGCGCTCGATGGGGTCACCGTCGAGTCGGTGCTGATGCGTTATCCGCAACGCAACACGGTGTGCATTTCGTCGCAGGCCGGCTGCGGTATGGCCTGCCCGTTCTGCGCGACCGGTCAGGGCGGCTTGAGCCGCAACCTGTCCACGGCCGAGATCCTCGAGCAGGTGCGCGCCGGCGCTGCGGCCCTGCGCGACGACTTCGGGGACCGGCTGTCCAACGTGGTGTTCATGGGCATGGGGGAGCCACTGGCCAACTACGCCCGCGTGGTGGCCGCGGTGCGGCGCATCATCGCCTCGCCGCCACACGGTTTCGGCATCTCGGCCCGTTCGGTGACGGTGTCCACGGTGGGCCTGGCCCCGTCCATCCGCAAGCTCGCCGACGAACGCCTCGGCGTGACGCTGGCGTTGTCGCTGCACGCGCCCGACGACGAACTGCGGGACACCCTGGTGCCGGTCAACAACCGGTGGAAAATCACCGAGGCCCTCGACGCCGCACGGTATTACGCCGACGTCACCGGCCGGCGGGTGTCGGTGGAGTACGCGTTGATCCGCGATGTCAACGACCAGCCTTGGCGCGCAGACCTTTTGGGACAGCGGTTGCATCGCGCGCTCGGGCCGTTGGTGCACGTGAATCTGATCCCGCTCAACCCGACCCCGGGAAGTGAGTGGGACGCCAGCCCTAAGGCGGTCGAGCGGGAGTTCGTCCGCCGGGTCCGCGCCAAGGGGGTTTCGTGCACGGTGCGCGATACCCGCGGCCGCGAGATCAGCGCCGCCTGTGGACAGCTGGCCGCCGAGGGCGGGTAG